A genomic region of Mycobacterium sp. Aquia_213 contains the following coding sequences:
- the efeU gene encoding iron uptake transporter permease EfeU, which translates to MQGVFGVFLGTFLIGLREGLEATLIVSIVAAFLKRNGQSTRPMFAGVALAVLISVAVGVALDLVSATLPQAQQEMMETVINAIAVVFVTSMIIWMNRNAMRLKGELEREAQQALNRGGALALVVMAFLAVLKEGFETSVFLLAAAQTSHGNRWFAVLGGAVGIGASILLGIGLYFGGLKLNLGRFFRVTGVFLVLIAAGLVLGALRTAHEAGWLTIGQRQVLDFSAWIPSQSVLGALLAGVFGIPTDPRLIEVLGWVLYAVPVLVAFLWPSRLAATPRARCRLLLATSAVLLIGAAALAIAVPAGSTAPAARARTVTDRSGHTAQVSIVTGPHGRELTVASAGASGVRSIPLIPAGDQTVDGLPVQEWQTSEAAGADGAPAVTLDQLLSMTGGRLPVGLAVGRTPGPFHGQWATTTVYTVLTHGDSVVSAQAASNRTAILTGGGLTGAKTVSLGALPTDWATSDADNHSTAAEIVASDRKRGERQLWNVWLPLALACLALACAVGAIISMRGDARAEQERKTSDSESHRPDKLAVS; encoded by the coding sequence ATGCAGGGCGTATTCGGCGTTTTCCTCGGCACGTTCCTCATCGGCCTGCGCGAAGGCCTGGAGGCGACGCTCATCGTGAGCATCGTCGCCGCTTTCCTCAAGCGAAATGGGCAGTCGACCCGCCCGATGTTTGCCGGCGTCGCCTTGGCAGTGCTGATCAGCGTCGCGGTGGGCGTCGCCCTGGATCTGGTCTCGGCGACACTGCCCCAGGCCCAGCAGGAGATGATGGAGACGGTCATCAACGCCATTGCCGTGGTGTTTGTGACTTCGATGATCATCTGGATGAACCGCAATGCCATGCGGCTCAAGGGCGAACTCGAACGTGAAGCCCAACAGGCACTCAACCGTGGCGGTGCGCTGGCTCTCGTGGTGATGGCGTTTCTCGCCGTCCTCAAGGAGGGCTTCGAGACGTCGGTGTTCCTGCTGGCGGCCGCGCAGACCTCCCACGGCAACCGGTGGTTTGCCGTGCTGGGCGGCGCGGTAGGGATCGGGGCGTCGATCCTGCTCGGCATCGGTCTGTACTTCGGTGGTCTGAAGCTCAATCTGGGGCGCTTCTTCCGGGTGACCGGGGTGTTCCTGGTGCTGATCGCCGCCGGACTCGTGCTGGGCGCGCTGCGTACCGCACACGAGGCGGGCTGGCTGACCATCGGCCAGCGCCAGGTGCTCGACTTCTCGGCCTGGATACCGAGCCAGTCCGTGCTGGGCGCGTTGCTCGCCGGCGTGTTCGGCATACCCACCGACCCTCGCCTCATCGAGGTGCTGGGCTGGGTGCTGTACGCGGTGCCCGTGCTCGTCGCCTTCCTGTGGCCTTCGCGCCTCGCCGCGACGCCGCGAGCCCGCTGCCGGCTGCTGCTGGCCACCTCGGCGGTGCTGCTTATAGGCGCGGCGGCGCTGGCGATCGCGGTACCCGCCGGCAGCACCGCACCGGCCGCGCGGGCTCGCACTGTTACGGACCGGTCCGGCCACACCGCGCAGGTGTCGATCGTGACCGGGCCGCACGGACGCGAGCTGACCGTCGCATCGGCGGGCGCCTCGGGCGTCCGCAGCATCCCGCTTATCCCGGCAGGCGACCAAACCGTCGACGGCCTGCCGGTACAGGAATGGCAGACGTCCGAGGCCGCCGGCGCCGATGGTGCGCCGGCAGTCACGTTGGATCAGTTGCTCAGCATGACGGGGGGACGGCTGCCGGTCGGTCTCGCGGTTGGCCGCACTCCGGGGCCGTTTCACGGGCAATGGGCGACGACCACCGTGTATACCGTGCTCACACACGGCGATTCAGTGGTCAGCGCGCAAGCGGCGAGCAACCGCACGGCGATTCTGACCGGCGGTGGGTTGACCGGGGCCAAGACCGTCAGTCTCGGCGCCCTACCGACGGACTGGGCCACGTCCGATGCCGACAACCACTCGACCGCGGCCGAGATCGTCGCGAGCGACCGGAAACGTGGGGAGCGGCAGCTCTGGAATGTCTGGCTTCCCCTGGCGCTAGCCTGCCTTGCGCTGGCTTGTGCCGTTGGCGCCATAATCTCCATGCGCGGCGACGCGCGAGCCGAACAGGAGAGGAAAACGAGTGATAGCGAATCTCACCGTCCGGACAAGCTCGCGGTCTCGTGA
- the efeO gene encoding iron uptake system protein EfeO, translating to MFAATACSHSNGSSSPSSPSKSGGTKAVKVTMANSGGKDGCALDTTSVPAGPVTFTVVNASAPGITEMELLRDQRIVGEKENLAPGLDPVSFTITLDGGSYQLYCPGASTEYQTLTVTGQAPAGPTGTVASILSQGTKDYAAYIVNQIGQLGDGVKALDAAIQSGNLDASKAAYAKARLFYERAESSVEGFVLPGFAVGDNAGSLDYLIDMRASTPVDAKVGWKGFHAIERDLWQGGAITPGTKALSTELVGNVGKLTTVVASLQYKPEDLANGASDLIEEVQNTKITGEEEAFSHIDLVDFSGNVEGAQQAYASLRPGLDKIDANLVNQIDQQFRAVLNVLDGYRDPSALGGYRTYTPALQASDAPKLTAVIQPLHQSLSTVAQKVVSAN from the coding sequence GTGTTCGCCGCGACTGCGTGCAGCCACTCGAACGGCTCCTCGAGCCCGTCTAGCCCGTCGAAGAGCGGCGGAACCAAGGCGGTCAAGGTGACGATGGCTAACAGCGGCGGAAAGGACGGCTGCGCCCTGGACACGACCAGCGTGCCGGCCGGGCCGGTGACGTTCACCGTGGTCAACGCCAGCGCGCCGGGCATCACCGAGATGGAATTGCTGCGGGATCAGCGCATCGTGGGGGAGAAGGAGAACCTCGCGCCCGGCCTGGATCCGGTGTCGTTCACCATCACCCTGGATGGCGGTTCGTATCAGCTGTATTGCCCCGGCGCGAGCACCGAATATCAAACTTTGACGGTGACGGGCCAGGCCCCGGCGGGGCCGACGGGCACGGTGGCGAGCATCCTCAGTCAGGGCACCAAGGACTACGCGGCCTACATCGTCAATCAGATCGGCCAGCTCGGTGACGGCGTGAAGGCGCTCGACGCCGCGATCCAGTCGGGCAATCTCGACGCCTCGAAGGCGGCCTACGCCAAGGCCCGATTGTTCTACGAGCGTGCGGAATCCAGCGTCGAGGGCTTCGTCCTGCCGGGCTTCGCGGTCGGAGACAACGCGGGCAGCCTGGACTATCTGATCGACATGCGTGCGTCGACTCCCGTGGATGCCAAAGTCGGGTGGAAGGGTTTTCACGCCATCGAACGCGACCTCTGGCAGGGTGGCGCGATCACCCCCGGTACCAAGGCCCTCAGCACCGAATTGGTGGGTAATGTCGGCAAATTGACCACCGTGGTCGCCAGCCTGCAATACAAGCCGGAGGATTTGGCCAACGGCGCAAGCGATTTGATCGAAGAGGTGCAGAACACCAAGATCACCGGCGAAGAAGAGGCGTTCAGTCACATTGACCTGGTCGACTTTTCGGGCAATGTCGAAGGCGCACAACAGGCTTACGCCTCGCTGCGACCGGGGCTGGATAAGATCGACGCAAACCTGGTCAATCAGATCGACCAGCAGTTCCGGGCGGTACTGAATGTTCTGGACGGCTATCGCGACCCGTCGGCGCTGGGCGGCTACCGGACCTACACTCCCGCGCTGCAGGCCAGCGATGCGCCGAAGCTGACCGCGGTGATTCAGCCGCTGCACCAGAGCCTGTCCACCGTCGCTCAAAAAGTGGTCTCCGCCAACTGA
- the efeB gene encoding iron uptake transporter deferrochelatase/peroxidase subunit produces MADDELAEPADSAETPADAASVSRRRMLGGAMLAGLTGTAVGAVGGGFAGYASATAHRGDDDDVVDMRRSYPFYGQVHQGGIATLPQRYAVFMSFSLAAAAARADLQALLARWSAAVAVLQQGKPIGTVQPQVEVQPPTDTGEAYGLSPASLTVTIGLGPSLFGDRFGLAARRPAVFTDLPPLNGDNLDPRLHGGDLSVQACADDPQVCYHAVRNLARLGRNIVSPFWAVLGFGRASAGPGQQTPRNLLGFKDGTRNVTSEAEYGRFVWVDNSDQPWMNGGTYQVVRKIRMLLETWDVDRVGNQQKIFGRTKQEGAPLSGKAEFDTPNFTAKGADGEPLIDPLSHVGLAARENNDGIMIRRRSYNYTDGLDPNGQLNAGLLFVSYQKDPQDFIRLQNRLGANDLLNEYIRHIGSAIFAVPPAPSEGHYIAQSLFS; encoded by the coding sequence ATGGCTGACGACGAGCTGGCCGAACCCGCCGACAGCGCCGAGACGCCGGCCGATGCCGCATCGGTATCTCGGCGGCGGATGCTCGGCGGCGCGATGCTGGCCGGTCTCACCGGCACCGCAGTCGGTGCCGTCGGCGGCGGGTTCGCCGGCTATGCGTCCGCGACCGCGCACCGCGGCGACGATGACGACGTCGTGGACATGCGCCGTAGCTATCCGTTCTACGGCCAGGTCCATCAGGGCGGAATCGCCACGCTCCCGCAGCGTTACGCCGTCTTCATGTCGTTCTCGCTGGCTGCGGCCGCCGCTCGCGCCGATCTCCAAGCGCTGCTGGCACGCTGGTCGGCCGCGGTCGCGGTCCTGCAGCAGGGTAAGCCCATCGGCACGGTTCAGCCGCAGGTCGAGGTGCAGCCCCCCACCGATACCGGGGAGGCTTACGGGCTGAGCCCCGCCAGTCTCACTGTCACGATCGGGTTGGGGCCGTCGCTGTTCGGTGATCGGTTCGGCCTTGCCGCGCGGCGTCCGGCGGTGTTCACCGATCTGCCCCCCCTCAACGGCGACAACCTCGATCCGCGGCTGCACGGTGGCGACCTGTCGGTGCAAGCCTGCGCCGACGACCCGCAGGTCTGCTATCACGCCGTCCGCAATCTGGCCCGCCTCGGCCGCAATATCGTGTCGCCGTTCTGGGCGGTGCTGGGGTTCGGGCGCGCCTCGGCCGGCCCCGGTCAGCAGACCCCGCGAAACTTGTTGGGATTCAAGGACGGTACCCGCAATGTCACTTCCGAGGCGGAGTACGGACGATTCGTCTGGGTCGACAACAGCGACCAGCCGTGGATGAACGGCGGAACCTATCAGGTCGTCCGCAAGATACGGATGCTGCTGGAGACGTGGGACGTCGACCGGGTCGGCAACCAGCAGAAGATCTTTGGCCGTACCAAGCAGGAAGGGGCGCCGCTGAGCGGTAAGGCCGAATTCGACACGCCGAACTTCACCGCCAAAGGCGCCGACGGTGAACCGCTGATCGACCCGCTGTCACACGTCGGCCTGGCCGCCCGGGAAAACAACGACGGCATCATGATCCGTCGACGCTCCTACAACTACACCGACGGCCTGGACCCGAACGGCCAACTCAACGCCGGATTGCTGTTCGTTTCGTATCAAAAAGATCCGCAAGATTTTATCCGTTTGCAGAACCGGCTCGGCGCCAACGATCTGCTCAACGAGTACATCCGTCATATCGGATCAGCTATCTTCGCGGTGCCGCCCGCTCCCTCGGAAGGCCACTACATCGCCCAAAGCCTGTTCAGCTGA
- a CDS encoding OsmC family protein, with the protein MTDALVIDAEGLDRLSCNAKADPTTGKKTLKATTVCEAGFRNMTYVRDLAPLLVGEPPALLGDDSAPNPSETALAALGSCISVGLLANATHRGVTLTKIEVEMEGDIDISAVWGVGDTPDGKVLGFTAVRCKVALAGDTDDETLKQIHDNAIAWSPVVNTFRRPASVDSTFVVD; encoded by the coding sequence ATGACCGACGCGCTCGTCATCGACGCGGAAGGGCTCGACCGGCTGTCCTGTAATGCCAAGGCCGACCCCACCACCGGCAAGAAGACCCTGAAAGCCACAACGGTTTGCGAGGCCGGCTTTCGCAACATGACCTACGTGCGCGACCTCGCGCCGCTGCTCGTCGGCGAGCCGCCCGCGCTGCTCGGTGACGACTCCGCACCGAATCCATCCGAGACGGCCCTGGCCGCCCTGGGGTCCTGCATCTCGGTCGGCCTGTTGGCCAATGCCACGCACCGCGGCGTGACACTCACCAAAATCGAGGTGGAGATGGAAGGCGACATCGACATCTCCGCGGTGTGGGGAGTCGGCGACACCCCCGACGGCAAGGTTCTCGGCTTCACCGCGGTCCGCTGCAAGGTGGCGTTGGCCGGAGATACCGACGACGAGACGCTCAAGCAAATCCACGACAACGCCATCGCCTGGTCGCCCGTGGTGAACACGTTCCGCCGCCCGGCAAGTGTCGACTCGACTTTCGTCGTCGACTAG